Within the Polymorphobacter megasporae genome, the region AGGCGCGCGTCGCCGGTTTCGCCCCCGGCGTGATCCTCGAAGCGACCCACGAACGCGCGCTCGAAGTCATCCTGCTCGGGCACCTCCAGGCGCATGCCGAACCTGCGGTATCATAATACCACCGGCTAAACGCGCCAATTTCCTTGCATTCCGGGACCGTTTCACCGATAGACCGCGCACCTTAATTATCGGACACCCCCATGCTCTCCCGGATGACCGCCTCGGCGAAGCCCGCCGAAGTCGACAAGAAGTGGCTGCTGATCGACGCCGATGGCCTCGTCGTCGGCCGTCTCGCGTCGCTGATCGCCAACCGCCTGCGCGGCAAGCACAAGGCGAGCTTCACCCCGCACGTCGATTGTGGCGACAACATCATCGTCATCAACGCCGAGAAGGTCCGCTTCACCGGCAACAAGGCGAAGAAGAAGATCTATTACCGCCACACCGGCTATATCGGCGGCATCAAGGAAATTACCGCCGACAAGATTCTGGACGGCCGCTTCCCCGAGCGTGTGCTCGAAAAGGCCGTCGAGCGGATGGTCCCGCGCGGCCCGCTCGGCCGCCAGCAGATGCGTAACCTGCGCATCTTCAAGGGCTCGGAGCATCCGCACACCGCACAGTCCCCCGAAGTCCTCGACGTCGCGGGCATGAACCTCAAGAACACCATCGGCCGGACCGGGTCCACGATGACCCCCGCCGCAACCAGCACCACGGGTGAAGCATGATCGACGACAACCGCCAGTCGCTCGCCGATTTGGGCAATCTTCAGGTCCACGACGCGACGACCGCTGCCGCCGCGCTGCATAACGACGGTGTTTCCGCCGCGCCGCTGCGCGAGCAGATCATCGACGCGCAGGGCCGCGCCTACGCCACCGGCAAGCGCAAGAACGCGATCGCGCGCGTCTGGATCAAGCCGGGTTCGGGCAAGATTCTCGTC harbors:
- the rplM gene encoding 50S ribosomal protein L13; amino-acid sequence: MLSRMTASAKPAEVDKKWLLIDADGLVVGRLASLIANRLRGKHKASFTPHVDCGDNIIVINAEKVRFTGNKAKKKIYYRHTGYIGGIKEITADKILDGRFPERVLEKAVERMVPRGPLGRQQMRNLRIFKGSEHPHTAQSPEVLDVAGMNLKNTIGRTGSTMTPAATSTTGEA